ATACAGTATTGCATACAGTAATATTAATCGACAATATAGGTAGTAATGTCGAGTTAAATGAATTGTGGAACGGCATGCTGCGGACATGTTTTGCGCCGTCCGCAGCCTGAATTACCTAGTCGAGGTCGGCCTTGTCATGGCGCTCCGCCAACTGCTCGGCCGGCTCGCCGAACACCCGGTTCACCCGGCGGCCGCGCTGCACCGCCGGACGGGCAGCAATCTCCTCGGCCCAGCGCCTGACATGCTGGTACTCGTGCACCGACAGGAACTCGGCCGCATTGTAGAGTTGCCCCAGCACCATCGAGCCGTACCACGGCCAGATTGCCATGTCGGCAATCGTGTACTCGTCCCCTGCCACGTAGCGATGCTGGGCCAGTTGACGATCCAGCACGTCGAGCTGACGCTTGGTTTCCATCGCATAGCGGTTGATCGGGTACTCGAGTTTTTCCGGCGCATACGCATAGAAATGACCGAAGCCGCCGCCCATGAACGGCGCCGAACCCATCTGCCAGAACAGCCAGTTCAGGGTTTCGGTCCGGGCACTGCCCTGTTTCGGCAGGAAGGCGCCGAATTTTTCGGCCAGGTGCACCAGGATCGAACCCGACTCGAACACGCGCTGCGGCGCTGCCCCACTGCGGTCCACCAGCGCCGGAATCTTGGAGTTGGGATTGACATCGACAAAACCGCTGCCGAACTGGTCGCCTTCGTTAATGCGAATCAGCCAGGCGTCGTACTCGGCGCCCGTGTGCCCTGCCGCCAGCAATTCCTCGAGCAGGATGGTGACCTTGACGCCATTGGGCGTGCCCAGCGAATACAACTGCAACGGGTGCTTGCCGACTGGAAGCTCCTTGTCGTGCGTGGGGCCCGCTACCGGGCGATTGATGCTGGCAAAGGTGCCACCTGCCGTGGTGGGCGCGGTCCAGACCGCGGGCGGGACGTAACTGGTCGGTTCGGTCATGCAAATCTCCTAGGGACGCGCGCACGGGTATCGGCGCGCGGATCGGTCATTCTAGCGGAAACACGCTTCGATCAGCTTGGCTGAGCGTGGTTTGCGTGTTATGTTTCAGACAAGGCGAGTCCCTCCCCCATAGAACCAAGAGAACAAAGAGATGCAAATACATGGCAGCTACCCAGGAATCACCCGATTGACGCAGCGGCTCCTTCTCGCCGTGCTATGCCTGATTGCCGCCGGCGCCGCGCATGCCACGCCAGCGCTGTTCGATCGATATACGGACGGTGAGCAAACCGGCCAAATCTTTGCCGAAAAATGCTGCTACCTCGATCTGCCCGAAGACCCGCGCATGCGCGAGCTGCGGCGTCAACGTCTGGGCAGCTGCAGCGCCGCCGGTGCTCCGGTGGGCGTATTCAGGCGCGAGCAGGGAAAATTATGGTTGACCGCACTGGCTGAGTGCGGAGGAGAAATCCCTCTGAAGACGCATTATGAGGGCCTCCAGGGTCCGGTCGTGGCGACATGGCTATCGGGCACGTTCAAGGCATATGTCGGGCATTGCTATACCGCCGCAGCACAGCACAAATATGCCGTCACCCAGGTACTGGTCATCGAGCAGGGCGTGGTGAAATCGGTTAACGAAATACACAACGATATCTCTGACTGCAAGCGCTGACGGCGCCATGCATCGCAAACCCATCGCCACATCGCATTACACGTCTGGCATTCGCATCCCGGCTATAATGTCGCCCTTCACCAGAAGGAATCCGCCATGTCTCTGCTAGCCCACCAGCTCGAACTGCTGTCGCCCGCCAAAACCGCTGAAATCGGCCGGGAGGCCATCCTCCACGGCGCCGACGCTGTCTATATCGGCGGTCCCGCCTTTGGCGCCCGCCATAACGCCAGCAACCCGATCGAGGATATCGCGGCGCTGGTGCAGTTCGCGCACCGCTACCATTCGCGCATTTTCGTCACGCTCAACACCATCCTGCACGACTCGGAACTGGAAGGTGCGCGCAAGCAGATCTGGCAGTTGTACGAGGCCGGCGTCGATGCGCTGATCGTGCAGGACCTGGGCCTGATGGAAATGGACCTGCCGCCGATCCAGCTGCACGCCAGTACCCAGTGCGACATCCGCACCAAAGAGAAGGCCAAATTCCTCGGCGATGCCGGCTTCTCGCAACTGGTGCTTGCGCGCGAACTGACCATCAATCAAATCCGCGAAATCCACGCCGCCACCGACACCCCGCTCGAATACTTTGTGCACGGCGCGCTGTGCG
This is a stretch of genomic DNA from Duganella zoogloeoides. It encodes these proteins:
- the yghU gene encoding glutathione-dependent disulfide-bond oxidoreductase — protein: MTEPTSYVPPAVWTAPTTAGGTFASINRPVAGPTHDKELPVGKHPLQLYSLGTPNGVKVTILLEELLAAGHTGAEYDAWLIRINEGDQFGSGFVDVNPNSKIPALVDRSGAAPQRVFESGSILVHLAEKFGAFLPKQGSARTETLNWLFWQMGSAPFMGGGFGHFYAYAPEKLEYPINRYAMETKRQLDVLDRQLAQHRYVAGDEYTIADMAIWPWYGSMVLGQLYNAAEFLSVHEYQHVRRWAEEIAARPAVQRGRRVNRVFGEPAEQLAERHDKADLD